A portion of the Sus scrofa isolate TJ Tabasco breed Duroc chromosome 5, Sscrofa11.1, whole genome shotgun sequence genome contains these proteins:
- the MANSC1 gene encoding LOW QUALITY PROTEIN: MANSC domain-containing protein 1 (The sequence of the model RefSeq protein was modified relative to this genomic sequence to represent the inferred CDS: inserted 4 bases in 4 codons) — translation MLFMGGWSWTYTFIIICSLTLQLSASQTCPTESLEDVVIDIQSSLSRGIRGNEPIHMLTQEDCINSCCLTKNISGDRACNLMIFDTRKTTRQPNCYLFFCPSEEACPLKPAKGLRSYRIIRDFPSLRTTGLPSQTVAQEDGXLPGGSSHRLPPSPPPRTGYSKPTVFWXDSFSQKLGSSGHVEKLLKIELASPQLPVYKDEXHSQKSPSSSEPRGAHLLAEKVTMFPTTVAEASLHTLWTTPQPASLPTPSSAGTPPGATPPGATPSAPPAATVPGTTTTAVLTSTFRALTDLKGPLEAGPFGDISNLPLNTEDAGDPAPLPLSXVDPSVPDATASQEDGKASPGRFLSSVLGGQHGLSLEKWLLVGTLLFGVVFLAIGLVLVGRTLSESLRRKRYSRLDYLINGIYVDI, via the exons ATGCTCTTCATGGGAGGATGGAGCTGGACCTACACTTTCATAATAATCTGTTCCCTGACGCTCCAGCTGTCTGCCAGTCAGACCTGCCCCACTGAGAGTCTGGAAGATGTGGTCATTGACATCCAGTCCTCCCTTTCCAGGGGAATCAGAGGCAATGAGCCCATACATATGTTAACTCAAGAGGACTGCATCAATTCTTGCTGTTTGACAAAAAACATATCAG GGGACAGAGCATGTAACCTGATGATCTTCGACACTCGAAAAACAACTAGACAACCCAACTGCTACCTGTTTTTCTGTCCCAGTGAGGAAGCCTGTCCCCTGAAACCAGCAAAGGGACTTAGGAGTTACAGGATAATTAGAG ATTTTCCATCTTTGCGCACAACTGGTTTGCCAAGCCAAACAGTAGCCCAAGAAGATG CGCTTCCAGGCGGGTCTTCACAccgcctccctccctcaccccctcctcGGACAGGGTATTCCAAGCCGACCGTCTTCT GGGATTCATTTTCTCAGAAGTTGGGATCCTCAGGTCACGTGGAAAAACTACTCAAGATTGAGCTAGCGAGTCCACAGTTGCCTGTTTATAAAGACG GGCATTCTCAGAAGTCACCGTCTTCGTCAGAACCCAGAGGAGCTCATCTGCTGGCAGAAAAGGTGACAATGTTTCCCACGACAGTGGCAGAGGCTTCCCTGCACACCCTCTGGACCACTCCCCAGCCcgcatctctccccacccccagctccgcAGGGACGCCACCTGGGGCGACGCCACCTGGGGCGACCCCCTCCGCGCCACCTGCAGCCACGGTCCCTGGCACGACCACAACTGCCGTTCTGACTTCCACCTTTAGGGCTTTGACCGACTTGAAAGGCCCACTAGAAGCAGGGCCCTTTGGAGACATTTCCAACCTGCCTCTGAACACGGAGGATGCCGGGGACCCTGCCCCGTTGCCCTTGT AAGTGGATCCTTCCGTTCCAGATGCAACCGCTTCCCAGGAAGATGGGAAGGCCAGTCCAGGCCGCTTCCTGAGCAGTGTTCTGGGAGGTCAGCACGGCCTTTCACTTGAAAAGTGGCTCCTCGTTGGGACCCTGCTCTTCGGCGTTGTGTTCCTCGCCATCGGCCTTGTCCTCGTGGGCAGAACGCTCTCAGAATCCCTCCGCCGGAAACGGTACTCGAGGCTCGATTATTTGATCAATGGGATCTACGTTGACATCTAG